GCTAAAAGATTTTGGGAAATTTGTAGAAAAAGTTCCTGATAATGGGCAAATCATCTTGTGTCAGGATTGCGATAATATAAAAGCGTTAGAAAAACAATATAAAAGAAGATATATTTCTTATGGAATATTTACCGAAGCGGATTTAATGGCTAAAAATATAGAACTAAAAATGTTTAGTTCCAAGTCAAAAATTTACTGGCAGGGTGAAAAAATTGGCGAACTTCATCTAAGAGTTGCCGGATATCACAATATTTTAAATGCCTTGGCGGCCATTGCTGTTGCCCTTAAATTAGGAATAAATTTCAGGAAAATTACCAGGATATTGGAAACCTTTCAGGGAGTACATAGAAGAATGGAAATTGTTGCCAATACTGACAACCACATATTAATTATTGATGATTATGCTCATCATCCTACTGAGATTAAAGCAACTTTAAGTGCCTTGAAAAGTAGTGTACATGACAGAAGAATAATTGCTGTATTTCAACCCCACCGCTACAGCAGAACTAAGATTTTGGCAAAAAAGTTTGGTCAGGCATTTTTTGATGCCGATAGTGTAATCATTAATGATATTTATTCGGCCAATGAATCACCGATTCCGGGCATTAGTGGAGAGACTATATTTAGGGAAATAGAAAAAAATCAACAAGGACAGGTAAAATATTTACCTGTCAAGAATGATATTTTAATATATCTATTGGAAATCATTCGACCCGGAGATATAATTATTACTATGGGGGCAGGAGATATCTGGACTGTAGGCAATGAATTGGCAAGGCAATTGGAGTAAAAAGAGGAATTTTGATTTAAAAGATGAATATAAATATAAAAATTATAAAAGATGAGTGTAAAAAACAAGGAATCGAGCGCTTGATAAAATATGATGAACCATTGAAGAATTATACCTCCTTTG
The genomic region above belongs to Candidatus Atribacteria bacterium and contains:
- a CDS encoding UDP-N-acetylmuramate--L-alanine ligase; the protein is MKGKKIHIHFIGIGGSGMSGLASILLDLGHRVSGSDIVTSNITKRLADKGATIFTGHNKDNVEGADLIVISSAIPESNTEIMGARDRKINTIKRAEMLAKLMENKYGIAIAGTHGKSTTASMISLLLEKSGLDPTVVVGGELNNFKNNAKLGKGQYIVVEADESDGSFLELNPQIAIVTNIEDDHLDHYENMDNVLKDFGKFVEKVPDNGQIILCQDCDNIKALEKQYKRRYISYGIFTEADLMAKNIELKMFSSKSKIYWQGEKIGELHLRVAGYHNILNALAAIAVALKLGINFRKITRILETFQGVHRRMEIVANTDNHILIIDDYAHHPTEIKATLSALKSSVHDRRIIAVFQPHRYSRTKILAKKFGQAFFDADSVIINDIYSANESPIPGISGETIFREIEKNQQGQVKYLPVKNDILIYLLEIIRPGDIIITMGAGDIWTVGNELARQLE